From Watersipora subatra chromosome 2, tzWatSuba1.1, whole genome shotgun sequence, one genomic window encodes:
- the LOC137388823 gene encoding lysophospholipid acyltransferase LPCAT4-like, which yields MNNNHSVKTSGPNGAAKAKEDDVPDPFIYRLHTTRLDRLILVVMAFTLGPIKALLTVVFLALAWIPARLSVIGLPLQPDEPLSKWRVALKDVAVFLAICASHAGGLMVRKIKGRRARDDEATLLVLAPHASYLDPVVGLLCGLPGAVSVLDNAYIPGIGAIFRACQSIFLDRNDPQSRIKTADAIRRRAESKGAWPQVLIYPEGMIGNQTCILPFRLGAFQPGVPIQPVTVKYPNRLDVTTWLDSGPSLLAMISLWMCTPVTRMEVEFHPVYSPSDEEKTNPELFAQNVRSLMTQYLNIPTTELSYRDMSALVKRSKPKVGVVKLWKSILTKGYIEMPDKEHFS from the exons ATGAACAACAATCACTCCGTCAAGACTTCTGGCCCAAATGGCGCTGCAAAGGCTAAAGAAGATGATGTGCCAGATCCttttatatatagactacaTACAACACGACTCGATAGGCTCATT TTGGTAGTTATGGCGTTTACACTGGGGCCGATCAAAGCCCTATTGACCGTTGTCTTTCTGGCTTTGGCCTGGATTCCTGCACGCTTATCTGTCATTGGACTTCCTCTCCAACCAGATGAGCCGCTATCCAAATGGAGAGT AGCCTTGAAAGATGTGGCTGTATTTCTCGCAATTTGTGCGAGCCATGCGGGAGGATTGATGGTTCGTAAGATTAAAGGTCGGAGAGCGAGAGATGACGAGGCTACACTCCTTGTGTTGGCTCCACACGCATCTTATCTTGACCCTGTTGTCGGGTTGCTCTGCGGACTGCCAGGAGCCGTATCAGTGTTAGACAATGCATACATTCCTGGTATTGGAG CCATATTTCGAGCATGCCAGTCCATATTCCTCGATAGAAACGATCCTCAGTCACGCATCAAAACGGCTGATGCAATCAGACGTAGAGCTGAGTCTAAAGGAGCGTGGCCTCAGGTTCTCATTTACCCCGAGGGTATGATTGGTAACCAAACTTGCATCCTTCCTTTCAGACTGG GAGCATTCCAACCAGGTGTACCTATACAGCCAGTGACAGTCAAGTACCCTAACAGACTTGATGTTACCACTTGGCTAGACTCAGGACCTTCCTT GCTTGCTATGATAAGTCTATGGATGTGCACACCAGTAACGCGAATGGAAGTAGAGTTTCACCCAGTATACAGCCCTTCTGATGAAGAGAAGACAAATCCTGAACTATTTGCTCAGAATGTACGGAGTCTAATGACCCA GTACTTAAACATTCCAACTACAGAGTTGAGCTACAGGGACATGTCAGCACTTGTCAAACGCAGCAAACCCAAAGTTGGAGTCGTCAAGCTCTGGAAGAGTATACTGACAAAGGGATACATAGAAATGCCAGACAAGGAGCATTTTAGCTGA